A DNA window from Bacteroidales bacterium contains the following coding sequences:
- the yihA gene encoding ribosome biogenesis GTP-binding protein YihA/YsxC, giving the protein MKIKTADFVISNTDIKKCPKPDKPEYAFIGRSNVGKSSLINMLTNRTKLAKISGKPGKTQLINHFIINEKWYLVDLPGYGYAKVSKQARKNWAGFIKEYILKRENLLNLFVLIDSRIEPQKNDSEFMEQLGINGIPFVIIFTKADKLSDKQLIKNINTYKKHMAETWETMPEYFISSATDKRGKDEILDFIDKTNKLF; this is encoded by the coding sequence ATGAAAATTAAAACAGCAGATTTTGTAATAAGTAACACAGACATAAAAAAATGTCCGAAACCGGATAAACCGGAATATGCATTCATCGGCAGGTCAAATGTAGGGAAATCTTCATTAATTAATATGCTTACAAACAGAACAAAATTGGCAAAGATTTCAGGAAAACCCGGAAAAACACAACTGATAAACCATTTTATTATTAACGAAAAATGGTATTTAGTTGATTTGCCCGGATACGGTTATGCAAAAGTATCAAAACAAGCAAGAAAAAATTGGGCAGGCTTTATTAAAGAATATATTTTGAAAAGAGAGAATTTACTGAATCTTTTTGTTTTAATTGATTCCAGGATAGAACCGCAAAAGAACGATTCTGAGTTTATGGAGCAATTAGGAATAAACGGCATTCCTTTTGTTATAATTTTTACAAAGGCTGATAAACTTTCTGACAAGCAATTAATTAAGAATATTAATACTTATAAAAAGCATATGGCTGAAACATGGGAAACTATGCCTGAATATTTTATAAGTTCAGCAACAGATAAAAGAGGGAAAGATGAAATTTTAGATTTTATTGATAAAACAAATAAATTATTTTAA
- a CDS encoding type III pantothenate kinase, with translation MNLILDLGNSYTKAALFRRGEISHLSSFKTCEEITDKIKKLTEQQSVKKVILSSVSSEFIELDNFLSENFDFYLKLNHKTKVPIKNFYETPETLGKDRLAAVIAASNIFPNTDVLVFDAGTALTIDFINQNNEYLGGSISPGINMRYEALHYFTKKLPKLTIDENIDSLTGKNTNESIITGVQNGILNEVEKYIEKYLIKYPELKVVFTGGDTYFFEKRIKNKIFTDPNIVLKGLNIILEYNAT, from the coding sequence ATGAACTTAATTTTAGATTTAGGAAATTCTTATACAAAAGCAGCATTGTTCAGAAGGGGGGAGATTTCTCATTTGTCTTCATTTAAAACGTGTGAAGAGATTACAGATAAAATTAAGAAGCTAACAGAGCAACAATCAGTAAAAAAAGTTATTTTATCAAGTGTAAGTTCTGAATTTATTGAATTAGATAATTTTTTATCTGAAAACTTTGATTTTTATTTAAAACTAAATCATAAAACAAAAGTTCCGATAAAAAATTTTTATGAAACACCTGAAACACTCGGTAAAGACAGACTTGCAGCAGTTATTGCAGCAAGCAATATTTTTCCGAATACCGACGTTTTAGTTTTTGATGCAGGAACAGCTTTAACAATTGATTTTATAAATCAAAACAATGAATATTTAGGCGGCAGTATTTCTCCCGGTATAAATATGAGATATGAAGCATTGCATTATTTTACGAAAAAATTACCAAAACTTACAATTGATGAAAATATTGACAGTTTAACAGGGAAAAACACAAATGAGTCAATTATTACCGGTGTACAAAACGGAATATTAAATGAAGTTGAAAAATATATTGAGAAATATTTGATAAAGTACCCCGAGTTAAAAGTCGTTTTTACGGGAGGTGATACATATTTCTTTGAAAAACGAATAAAAAATAAAATATTTACAGACCCGAATATTGTACTGAAGGGTTTAAACATAATACTTGAATATAATGCGACATAA
- a CDS encoding DUF6150 family protein has protein sequence MKIRYIILFFLGALFISSFVPSKKNNLNINKTNGGTKVFVVDYDYQADIKVYVVDYDYQADLKVFKSKYDYQANKDGIWFFTDYDYQADKKIFFTDYDYQADLKIYFVDYDYQAGWNNNSKTHLLY, from the coding sequence ATGAAAATTCGATACATTATCCTGTTTTTCTTAGGTGCATTATTTATTTCTTCATTTGTTCCTTCAAAAAAAAATAATTTAAACATTAATAAAACTAACGGCGGAACAAAAGTTTTTGTAGTTGACTACGATTATCAAGCGGATATAAAAGTATATGTAGTCGATTATGATTATCAAGCCGATTTAAAAGTTTTTAAATCAAAATATGATTATCAGGCAAATAAAGACGGAATTTGGTTTTTTACTGATTATGATTACCAAGCCGATAAAAAGATTTTTTTTACAGACTATGATTATCAGGCAGATTTAAAAATTTATTTTGTTGATTATGATTATCAAGCAGGATGGAATAATAATTCTAAAACTCATTTACTGTACTAA
- a CDS encoding MBL fold metallo-hydrolase: MKLYKIETGNLKLDGGAMFGVVPKVIWQKVYPADEDNLCNWAMRCLLVETDTHKVLIDTGMGNKQSDKFFNHYFPDGNETLEKSLKQNGFTYEDITDVILTHLHFDHVGGAVKYSENKELAPTFPNAIYHVSKTHWELANNPNRREKASFLPENYSALQEYNQLNLIESEGELLPGIEIKIFNGHTIGQIIPYVKYNNTKIIFGADLFPSTAHIPMPYIMAYDTQPLITLNDKKRFFDDAVKNNYTIFFEHDLYNECCNLIETEKGVKTNEMYSLQEFIRNN; the protein is encoded by the coding sequence ATGAAATTATACAAAATTGAAACAGGAAATTTAAAATTAGACGGCGGAGCAATGTTCGGGGTTGTGCCGAAAGTTATTTGGCAGAAAGTATATCCTGCCGATGAAGATAATCTTTGTAACTGGGCTATGAGATGTTTGCTTGTCGAAACTGATACGCATAAGGTGCTGATTGATACCGGAATGGGCAACAAGCAAAGTGATAAGTTTTTTAACCATTACTTTCCTGACGGAAATGAAACTCTGGAAAAATCATTAAAGCAAAATGGTTTTACTTATGAAGATATAACAGACGTAATTTTAACACATCTGCATTTTGACCATGTAGGCGGAGCAGTAAAATATAGCGAAAACAAAGAACTTGCTCCGACTTTTCCTAATGCAATATATCATGTCAGTAAAACTCATTGGGAACTTGCAAATAACCCTAACAGAAGAGAAAAAGCATCATTTTTACCTGAAAATTATTCAGCTTTGCAAGAATACAATCAACTTAATTTAATTGAAAGCGAAGGAGAATTATTACCCGGTATAGAAATAAAAATTTTTAACGGGCATACAATAGGGCAAATTATTCCTTACGTAAAATATAATAATACGAAAATAATTTTCGGTGCCGATTTATTTCCTTCAACTGCTCATATTCCCATGCCTTATATTATGGCTTACGATACACAACCTTTAATTACCTTGAATGATAAAAAACGATTTTTTGATGATGCAGTAAAAAATAATTACACAATATTTTTTGAACACGATTTATATAACGAATGTTGCAATTTAATTGAAACTGAGAAAGGTGTAAAAACAAATGAAATGTACAGCTTGCAAGAATTTATAAGAAATAACTAA
- a CDS encoding alpha/beta hydrolase: MKKQIYKNNKNIFYKDEGKKNDSTIILIHGFLETSDTWTDFSKELSKKNRVISIDLPGHGNSDLHEEPYTMCKYAEAIKYIIDEEETEKAFIIGHSMGGYVALAFADNYPDRLSGLCLFHSTPFADGDEKRAARTEMIKQIENGELNNICSVHSKAVYSNENKSIFAKEIAYGEKIAKSLSPESVIASLLTMKNRDDRSHIVEISDVPFLYIIGKKDNFIPFDVINEIDFPEDYLVAVLDNSGHMGMVEEKEKSLKYINDFCENYL; this comes from the coding sequence ATGAAAAAACAAATATATAAAAATAATAAAAATATATTTTACAAAGACGAGGGAAAGAAAAATGACAGTACTATTATTCTAATTCACGGTTTTTTGGAAACATCTGATACTTGGACAGATTTCAGCAAAGAATTATCAAAAAAAAACAGAGTTATTTCAATTGATTTACCCGGACACGGAAACAGCGATTTGCACGAAGAACCTTACACAATGTGTAAATATGCCGAAGCAATAAAATATATAATTGATGAAGAAGAAACAGAGAAAGCATTTATTATCGGTCATTCAATGGGAGGTTATGTTGCGTTGGCATTTGCTGATAATTATCCGGACAGATTATCAGGATTGTGCTTGTTTCATTCAACACCGTTTGCTGATGGTGATGAAAAAAGAGCAGCTCGAACAGAAATGATTAAGCAAATTGAAAACGGAGAACTAAATAATATATGTTCTGTTCACTCAAAGGCTGTATATTCAAATGAGAATAAGAGTATTTTTGCAAAAGAAATTGCTTATGGTGAAAAAATTGCAAAAAGTTTATCCCCTGAAAGTGTAATCGCGTCTCTTTTAACTATGAAAAACAGAGATGACCGTTCTCATATCGTAGAAATCTCAGATGTTCCTTTTCTGTATATTATCGGCAAAAAAGATAACTTCATTCCTTTTGATGTTATAAATGAAATTGATTTTCCGGAAGATTATTTAGTTGCTGTTTTGGATAATTCAGGACATATGGGAATGGTTGAAGAAAAAGAAAAGTCATTAAAATATATCAATGACTTTTGTGAAAATTATTTGTAA
- the def gene encoding peptide deformylase, with product MIYPIHIIGSSVLRKKAVEIDENYPGLKEFIENMHETMHSSEGVGLAAPQAGKAIRLFVIDAEPMAEDIPELKDFKRTFINPQIIEKSTKKTRSEEGCLSIPEVREDVERHTSLTIEYYNENFEKITEKLEGMAAVIIQHEYDHLDGILFTDKVSALRKKFLKRRLANIAKGNFNKRYKFILGEKFR from the coding sequence ATGATATACCCGATTCATATAATAGGCTCATCAGTACTAAGAAAAAAAGCCGTTGAAATTGATGAAAATTACCCCGGTTTAAAAGAATTTATTGAAAATATGCACGAAACAATGCATAGTTCAGAAGGTGTCGGTTTAGCAGCACCGCAAGCAGGAAAAGCAATAAGGCTTTTTGTAATTGATGCAGAACCGATGGCAGAGGATATTCCTGAATTAAAAGATTTTAAACGAACTTTTATAAATCCTCAAATTATAGAAAAATCTACTAAGAAAACACGCTCGGAAGAAGGCTGCTTAAGCATTCCCGAAGTAAGAGAAGATGTTGAAAGGCACACAAGTTTAACAATTGAATATTATAATGAGAACTTCGAAAAAATAACAGAAAAGCTGGAAGGAATGGCAGCAGTTATTATTCAACATGAATATGATCATCTCGACGGTATATTGTTTACTGATAAAGTATCAGCATTACGAAAGAAATTTTTAAAAAGAAGACTTGCAAATATTGCAAAAGGAAATTTTAATAAAAGATATAAATTTATACTCGGAGAAAAGTTCAGGTGA
- the ruvX gene encoding Holliday junction resolvase RuvX: MGRILAIDYGQKRVGIAVTDILQIIANGLTTVHSKDIFSFLEKYCREEDVETIVVGYPLTLKNEGAQSLKYVNPFLKKLQKKFPDLNVEIYDERFTSKLAKIAMIEGGMKKKDRQNKALTDKISATIILQSFMESKK; encoded by the coding sequence TTGGGAAGAATTTTAGCAATAGATTACGGGCAAAAAAGAGTCGGAATAGCCGTTACCGACATCTTGCAAATTATTGCAAACGGTTTAACAACAGTTCACTCAAAAGATATTTTTTCTTTTTTAGAGAAGTATTGTAGAGAAGAAGATGTAGAAACTATTGTAGTAGGGTACCCTTTAACCTTAAAAAACGAAGGAGCACAATCTTTAAAATATGTAAATCCTTTTTTAAAGAAGCTACAAAAAAAATTCCCCGACTTGAACGTTGAAATATATGATGAACGCTTCACTTCAAAATTAGCTAAAATTGCAATGATTGAAGGAGGAATGAAAAAAAAAGACAGACAAAACAAAGCATTGACAGATAAAATCAGTGCAACTATTATTTTACAATCCTTTATGGAGTCAAAAAAATAA
- a CDS encoding very short patch repair endonuclease, whose amino-acid sequence MDKHSPEQRRKNMQAVKSSGSKIEDVLAKAMWTKGLRYRKQVKNILGKPDFAFRKYKIAIFCDSEFWHGKNWDTKRSEIKSNQKFWHKKIERNIQRDKEVNAALISQGWIVLRFWGKEILNNTQKCLQIIEKAIQTRKSKY is encoded by the coding sequence ATGGATAAGCACAGCCCCGAGCAAAGGCGAAAAAATATGCAAGCTGTTAAGTCGTCAGGTTCTAAGATTGAAGATGTGCTTGCAAAAGCTATGTGGACAAAGGGGTTGCGTTACAGAAAACAAGTAAAAAACATATTAGGGAAACCGGACTTTGCTTTTAGAAAATATAAAATAGCAATATTTTGCGACAGTGAGTTTTGGCACGGTAAAAACTGGGATACAAAAAGGTCAGAAATAAAATCTAATCAAAAATTTTGGCATAAAAAAATTGAAAGAAATATTCAAAGAGATAAAGAAGTAAATGCTGCATTAATTTCACAAGGCTGGATTGTGTTAAGATTTTGGGGTAAAGAAATATTAAATAACACGCAAAAATGTTTGCAAATTATTGAAAAGGCAATACAAACAAGAAAATCAAAGTATTAA
- a CDS encoding DNA/RNA non-specific endonuclease — protein MKHKKLRLIFLIIFLSSIGIAQNNEEKIDSIKRIVKKVELERELLLSEIKGIRLNIIQKDLLENGMPAIKEGEEIIHHSALSLSYNEKHEQANWVAHIITPDIKGKGFSRTNDFREDTAVKTGSSCEKDFFLKYLQADSTYKYDGFGYDRGHLAPSADFRWCKEAMSESYYYSNMSPQRPEFNREIWAKLESFIREYVAESDEKVYVVTGGILKDDLKKIERGVNKVSIPEEFYKVVLDIDGDSKAGIAFIIPNEKCEYPVISYAVSIDEVEKKTGIDFFPALSDDIENKLESNFDVKHWQTENRKKNLAPINRNKLPKNAINTVQARSYFDSKAKVCGTVVGVHETKSGNIFLNFDQDFPEQLFWCTIWKDNIVNFSYNPEEYLLNKKICIKGTVKKKYGKPSMSLYNDNQITLYDEEMAKKRK, from the coding sequence ATGAAACATAAAAAGCTTAGATTAATTTTCTTAATTATTTTTTTATCAAGTATAGGTATTGCACAAAATAATGAAGAAAAAATTGACAGTATTAAGCGTATAGTAAAAAAAGTTGAACTTGAACGAGAACTGTTATTGTCTGAAATAAAAGGAATCAGACTAAATATAATTCAAAAAGACCTATTGGAAAACGGTATGCCCGCAATAAAGGAGGGAGAAGAAATAATTCATCATTCGGCATTATCTTTATCATATAATGAGAAACACGAACAAGCTAATTGGGTTGCCCATATTATTACACCCGACATTAAAGGGAAAGGTTTTTCCCGAACAAATGATTTCAGAGAAGATACAGCCGTAAAAACCGGTTCATCTTGCGAAAAAGATTTTTTCCTGAAATATTTACAAGCTGACAGCACATACAAATATGACGGATTTGGTTATGACAGAGGGCATTTAGCTCCCTCGGCAGATTTCAGATGGTGCAAAGAAGCCATGAGCGAATCTTACTATTATTCAAATATGTCACCGCAGCGTCCGGAATTTAACAGAGAAATTTGGGCAAAACTAGAGAGCTTTATAAGAGAGTATGTTGCCGAAAGCGATGAAAAAGTATATGTTGTTACCGGCGGTATTTTAAAAGATGACTTGAAAAAGATTGAAAGAGGTGTTAACAAAGTTAGTATTCCCGAAGAATTTTATAAAGTTGTTCTTGATATTGACGGAGACTCAAAAGCAGGAATAGCTTTTATAATTCCTAATGAAAAATGTGAATATCCTGTTATTAGTTATGCGGTATCAATTGATGAAGTTGAAAAGAAAACAGGAATTGATTTTTTCCCTGCATTATCCGATGATATTGAAAATAAACTTGAATCAAATTTTGATGTAAAACATTGGCAAACCGAAAACAGAAAGAAAAACCTGGCACCAATAAACAGAAATAAATTACCTAAGAATGCAATAAACACAGTTCAGGCAAGATCTTATTTTGACAGCAAAGCAAAAGTTTGCGGAACTGTTGTTGGTGTTCACGAAACTAAAAGCGGTAATATTTTCTTAAATTTTGATCAAGATTTTCCGGAGCAACTGTTTTGGTGTACAATCTGGAAAGATAATATTGTAAATTTCAGTTATAATCCGGAAGAATATCTTTTAAATAAAAAGATTTGCATTAAAGGAACAGTAAAGAAAAAATACGGGAAACCCTCAATGAGTTTATATAATGATAACCAAATTACATTATATGACGAAGAAATGGCTAAAAAGAGAAAGTAA
- a CDS encoding pentapeptide repeat-containing protein gives MDDFFTENKTFNLIDFSKEELRKGEYENCTFENCKFVNCNLSEFSFAECVFENCDISNVLVINTIFRDVRFENCKMLGLRFDDCNKFLLSFQFISCQLNLSSFYKLMLKETYFSECNLSEVDFSEANFSQSKFSDCNLSGAIFENTKLEKTDFISSYNYSINPEINRIRKAKFSFPGITGLLDKYDIEIVN, from the coding sequence ATGGATGACTTTTTTACAGAAAACAAAACGTTCAATTTAATTGATTTCTCAAAAGAAGAATTAAGGAAAGGAGAATATGAAAATTGCACTTTTGAAAATTGCAAATTTGTTAACTGTAACTTATCAGAATTTAGTTTTGCTGAATGTGTTTTTGAAAATTGTGATATAAGCAATGTCCTGGTTATAAATACAATATTCAGAGATGTCAGATTTGAAAATTGCAAAATGTTAGGTTTGCGATTTGATGATTGTAATAAATTCTTATTGTCTTTTCAATTTATTTCTTGTCAATTAAATTTATCTTCGTTTTATAAATTAATGCTGAAAGAAACTTATTTTTCAGAATGTAATTTGAGTGAAGTTGATTTTTCCGAAGCAAATTTTTCTCAAAGTAAATTTAGTGATTGCAATTTATCCGGAGCAATATTTGAAAATACGAAACTTGAAAAAACTGATTTTATTTCTTCATACAATTATTCAATCAACCCTGAAATAAACCGGATTAGAAAAGCAAAATTTTCATTTCCCGGAATAACCGGACTATTGGATAAATATGACATTGAAATTGTTAATTGA